The proteins below are encoded in one region of Struthio camelus isolate bStrCam1 chromosome 23, bStrCam1.hap1, whole genome shotgun sequence:
- the XKR8 gene encoding XK-related protein 8 isoform X1 — translation MEGRGGPPRYRFLELLLAAAGAAGAVLDLGADVWLAVGYARAGHYGWAALVLALLVAASLATHACSWLWYSTDPPGLGPGLPRRSLALLHLLQLGCGYRCLCALKMGWRVCWAKATSEQEQSHMAFLSHDISMLRLFETFLENAPQLTLLLYVILRANKAEPSQGVGICTAVLCVTWSLLDYHQSLRSFLQDKYELSLCSSFIYFLWNLFLICPRILAVALFALLWPYGVVIHFPLVWLAMFFWVNMQGTDFMESPGPEQLYRAMVAVILYFSWFNVAKGRTLYRSIIYHSFILVDSILLAVSWLWCLSPSDEYLYLIPVVSAALPCYVLGLVLRLIYYKWLHPNVRVQQQSGYDEVDVSGRTDGLEFRAASAPAVVNRRMQWLAQTQFAISLQGEQSLLNGTAAADTAV, via the exons ATGGAGGGGCGGGGTGGCCCGCCGCGGTACCGgttcctggagctgctgctggcggcggcgggcgcggcgggggcggtgcTGGACCTGGGCGCCGACGTGTGGCTGGCGGTGGGGTACGCGCGGGCCGGGCACTACGGCTGGGCCGCGCTGGTGCTGGCGCTGCTCGTGGCCGCCTCGCTGGCCACGCACGCCTGCAGCTGGCTCTGGTACAGCACCGacccgccggggctggggccggggctgccccgccgctcGCTcgccctcctccacctcctccagctcGGCTGCGGCTACAG ATGTCTCTGCGCTCTGAAAATGGGCTGGAGAGTGTGCTGGGCAAAGGCCACAtcggagcaggagcaaagccacATGGCCTTCCTTTCCCATGACATCAGCATGTTGCGTCTGTTTGAGACTTTCTTGGAGAACGCCCCACAGCTCACCCTGCTCCTCTATGTCATCCTGCGGGCAAACAAGGCAGAGCCTTCCCAAG GAGTGGGGATCTGCACTGCCGTCCTGTGTGTGACCTGGTCCCTGCTGGACTATCACCAGTCCCTGCGCTCCTTTTTGCAGGACAAGTACGAGTTGAGCCTGTGTTCATCCTTCATCTACTTCCTGTGGAACCTTTTCCTCATCTGCCCCCGCATCCTTGCGGTTgccctctttgccttgctctggcCATATGGTGTTGTCATTCACTTCCCACTTGTGTGGCTGGCCATGTTCTTCTGGGTGAACATGCAGGGCACAGACTTCATGGAGTCACCTGGCCCTGAGCAGCTCTACAGAGCCATGGTGGCCGTGATCCTCTATTTCAGCTGGTTCAACGTAGCAAAGGGGAGAACGCTGTACCGCAGTATCATCTATCACAGCTTTATCCTGGTGGACAGCATTCTGCTGGCTGTGTCCTGGCTCTGGTGCCTTTCCCCCTCCGATGAGTACTTGTACCTCATCCCAGTGGTTtctgctgccctgccctgctatGTTTTGGGGCTTGTGTTGAGACTCATCTACTACAAGTGGCTGCATCCCAATGTGCGGGTCCAGCAGCAGAGTGGGTATGACGAAGTGGATGTCAGTGGAAGGACCGATGGACTGGAGTTTCGTGCTGCCTCAGCACCAGCTGTTGTGAACAGGCGAATGCAGTGGCTGGCCCAGACCCAGTTTGCAATCTCTTtgcagggagagcagagcttgctgaatggaactgctgctgctgacacTGCTGTCTGA
- the XKR8 gene encoding XK-related protein 8 isoform X2, with protein MEGRGGPPRYRFLELLLAAAGAAGAVLDLGADVWLAVGTDPPGLGPGLPRRSLALLHLLQLGCGYRCLCALKMGWRVCWAKATSEQEQSHMAFLSHDISMLRLFETFLENAPQLTLLLYVILRANKAEPSQGVGICTAVLCVTWSLLDYHQSLRSFLQDKYELSLCSSFIYFLWNLFLICPRILAVALFALLWPYGVVIHFPLVWLAMFFWVNMQGTDFMESPGPEQLYRAMVAVILYFSWFNVAKGRTLYRSIIYHSFILVDSILLAVSWLWCLSPSDEYLYLIPVVSAALPCYVLGLVLRLIYYKWLHPNVRVQQQSGYDEVDVSGRTDGLEFRAASAPAVVNRRMQWLAQTQFAISLQGEQSLLNGTAAADTAV; from the exons ATGGAGGGGCGGGGTGGCCCGCCGCGGTACCGgttcctggagctgctgctggcggcggcgggcgcggcgggggcggtgcTGGACCTGGGCGCCGACGTGTGGCTGGCGGTGGG CACCGacccgccggggctggggccggggctgccccgccgctcGCTcgccctcctccacctcctccagctcGGCTGCGGCTACAG ATGTCTCTGCGCTCTGAAAATGGGCTGGAGAGTGTGCTGGGCAAAGGCCACAtcggagcaggagcaaagccacATGGCCTTCCTTTCCCATGACATCAGCATGTTGCGTCTGTTTGAGACTTTCTTGGAGAACGCCCCACAGCTCACCCTGCTCCTCTATGTCATCCTGCGGGCAAACAAGGCAGAGCCTTCCCAAG GAGTGGGGATCTGCACTGCCGTCCTGTGTGTGACCTGGTCCCTGCTGGACTATCACCAGTCCCTGCGCTCCTTTTTGCAGGACAAGTACGAGTTGAGCCTGTGTTCATCCTTCATCTACTTCCTGTGGAACCTTTTCCTCATCTGCCCCCGCATCCTTGCGGTTgccctctttgccttgctctggcCATATGGTGTTGTCATTCACTTCCCACTTGTGTGGCTGGCCATGTTCTTCTGGGTGAACATGCAGGGCACAGACTTCATGGAGTCACCTGGCCCTGAGCAGCTCTACAGAGCCATGGTGGCCGTGATCCTCTATTTCAGCTGGTTCAACGTAGCAAAGGGGAGAACGCTGTACCGCAGTATCATCTATCACAGCTTTATCCTGGTGGACAGCATTCTGCTGGCTGTGTCCTGGCTCTGGTGCCTTTCCCCCTCCGATGAGTACTTGTACCTCATCCCAGTGGTTtctgctgccctgccctgctatGTTTTGGGGCTTGTGTTGAGACTCATCTACTACAAGTGGCTGCATCCCAATGTGCGGGTCCAGCAGCAGAGTGGGTATGACGAAGTGGATGTCAGTGGAAGGACCGATGGACTGGAGTTTCGTGCTGCCTCAGCACCAGCTGTTGTGAACAGGCGAATGCAGTGGCTGGCCCAGACCCAGTTTGCAATCTCTTtgcagggagagcagagcttgctgaatggaactgctgctgctgacacTGCTGTCTGA